A genomic stretch from Campylobacter lari subsp. concheus includes:
- a CDS encoding 30S ribosomal protein S1 translates to MSEVNKKVQNRLEDIIIEEDFEQMLEESFKSDEEATTQGIIVAIKGEEVFVNVGQKSEGILAIEEIQNDKGEFIFKEGDTLEVAIVGSRGGRSLLSHKKALRKQKVKEFIDNYKDDESMFDVKIIGKNRGGFVAVDENGVEFFLPKSQSSFKDSNNIINKTFKVKIIKIDKEAQSIVVSRKKIVDEERKKRKEIISNVLNQEEIIEGIVKKITTYGMFVDVGGVDGLVHYSEISYKGPVNPSSLYNEGDKVPVKVIKYDKDKKHLSLSIKLAMPDPWNEIKDGLEVGDTIKVTVSNIEPYGAFVDLGNDIEGFLHISEISWDKNAKNPKDYISEGQELDVEVIEINAKERRLRVSLKNLLAKPFDEFLKSHKVGDVVKGSVTSVTNFGAFVKIANLEGLLHNEDASWNRNDKCKDMYKVGDVVEVKIIKLDKENQKISLSTKELQKSPVQVYAQKHQVNDIISGKIRDIKDFGVFVELEEGVDALIHKEDLGNIDFSSLKVGDTIEALIVFIDEKKNRIRLSVKSLARMKEREALSEINDNDKVTLGDIIKDQLS, encoded by the coding sequence AAAAAGTTCAAAACAGACTAGAGGATATTATCATAGAAGAAGATTTTGAGCAAATGCTTGAGGAATCTTTCAAGTCTGATGAGGAGGCAACTACACAGGGTATAATTGTCGCAATTAAAGGCGAAGAAGTGTTTGTAAATGTAGGGCAAAAATCAGAAGGTATTTTAGCAATAGAAGAAATTCAAAACGACAAAGGCGAATTTATCTTCAAAGAAGGCGATACATTAGAAGTTGCTATAGTGGGTTCTCGCGGTGGCAGATCTTTGCTTTCTCATAAAAAAGCTTTAAGAAAGCAAAAAGTTAAAGAATTTATTGATAATTATAAAGATGATGAAAGTATGTTTGATGTAAAAATCATTGGTAAAAATAGAGGTGGCTTTGTAGCTGTGGATGAAAATGGAGTAGAATTTTTCTTGCCAAAATCACAAAGCAGCTTTAAAGATTCAAACAACATCATCAATAAAACTTTTAAAGTTAAAATCATCAAAATTGATAAAGAAGCTCAAAGTATAGTAGTTTCTAGAAAAAAAATAGTAGATGAAGAAAGAAAAAAACGCAAAGAGATTATCTCAAATGTGTTAAATCAAGAAGAAATCATAGAAGGTATTGTTAAAAAAATCACTACCTATGGCATGTTTGTTGATGTAGGTGGTGTTGATGGTTTGGTTCACTATAGTGAAATTTCTTATAAAGGACCAGTAAATCCTAGTTCATTGTATAATGAGGGTGATAAGGTTCCTGTAAAAGTGATCAAATATGATAAAGATAAAAAACATCTTTCTTTATCTATCAAGCTTGCCATGCCTGATCCTTGGAATGAAATTAAAGATGGTTTAGAGGTTGGTGATACTATTAAGGTTACGGTTTCAAATATAGAACCATATGGTGCTTTTGTTGATTTGGGAAATGATATAGAAGGATTTTTACATATAAGTGAAATTTCTTGGGATAAAAATGCAAAAAATCCAAAAGATTATATTAGCGAAGGCCAAGAGCTTGATGTAGAAGTGATTGAGATTAATGCTAAAGAAAGAAGACTTAGAGTCTCTTTAAAAAATTTACTAGCAAAACCTTTTGATGAGTTTTTAAAATCACACAAAGTAGGCGATGTGGTAAAAGGTAGTGTTACTTCTGTAACTAATTTTGGTGCCTTTGTAAAAATTGCAAACTTAGAAGGTTTGTTGCATAATGAAGATGCTTCATGGAATAGAAATGATAAATGCAAAGATATGTATAAAGTTGGTGATGTTGTAGAAGTTAAAATCATCAAACTTGACAAAGAAAACCAAAAAATATCTTTAAGTACTAAAGAATTGCAAAAAAGTCCTGTGCAAGTTTATGCACAAAAACACCAAGTAAATGATATTATCTCAGGAAAAATTAGAGATATTAAGGATTTTGGAGTTTTTGTAGAGCTTGAAGAGGGTGTTGATGCACTAATTCACAAAGAAGATTTAGGTAATATTGATTTTTCAAGTTTAAAAGTAGGTGATACAATAGAAGCTTTAATTGTTTTCATTGATGAAAAGAAAAATAGAATTCGTTTAAGCGTAAAAAGTCTTGCAAGAATGAAAGAAAGAGAAGCGTTAAGCGAAATCAATGATAATGATAAAGTAACTTTAGGTGATATTATCAAAGATCAACTTTCATAA
- the serA gene encoding phosphoglycerate dehydrogenase — MKKIIVCDAILDKGVELLRKADDVELIEAAHLPKDELLTKLSDVDVAITRSSTDVDLKFINACSNLKALVRAGVGVDNVDIDECSKKGIIVMNVPTANTIAAVELTMNHLLCSARSFVNAHNFLKIQRRWEREKWYGVELMNKTLGVIGFGNIGSRVAVRAKAFGMKVIAYDPYVVASKMTDLGIECVNSLDIILTQSDFITIHTPKTKETTDMISFEEISKMKDGVRLINCARGGLYNEDALCEGLKSGKIAWLGIDVFNKEPATNHPFLDFENVSVTSHLGANTLESQENIAIQACEQALNAARGISYPNALNLPIKTEDLPSFVAPYIELISKMGFLAAQLDKTPIKAIKLESEGQISEYNESLLTFATVSVLRGILGENINYINAHFVAKDKGVELSSCILPSSGYSNKITIKVITDNSNLSISGTIFGENEQRIVELNGFDVDFKPKGKMIILNNNDIPGVIANVSGILAKNNVNIADFRLGRNGFGKALAVILLDAKISKALLEELRAVDACIFAEYAEI, encoded by the coding sequence ATGAAAAAAATTATTGTATGTGATGCAATATTAGACAAAGGTGTGGAGCTTTTAAGAAAAGCTGATGATGTAGAACTTATTGAAGCAGCGCATTTACCTAAAGATGAGCTTTTAACAAAATTAAGTGATGTAGATGTAGCTATTACTAGAAGTTCAACAGATGTGGATTTGAAATTTATCAATGCATGTTCTAATTTAAAAGCCTTAGTTAGAGCAGGTGTTGGGGTTGATAATGTTGATATAGATGAATGTTCTAAAAAAGGCATTATAGTTATGAATGTGCCAACGGCTAATACCATAGCAGCGGTTGAACTTACTATGAATCATCTATTATGCTCTGCAAGATCTTTTGTAAATGCTCATAATTTTTTAAAAATACAAAGAAGATGGGAAAGAGAAAAGTGGTATGGTGTTGAACTTATGAACAAAACTTTAGGGGTTATAGGTTTTGGTAATATAGGTTCAAGAGTAGCTGTACGCGCAAAAGCTTTTGGTATGAAAGTTATAGCTTATGATCCTTATGTGGTAGCTTCTAAAATGACTGATTTGGGTATTGAGTGCGTGAATTCTTTAGATATAATTTTAACTCAAAGTGATTTTATTACCATACACACACCAAAAACAAAAGAAACAACAGATATGATTTCTTTTGAAGAAATTTCTAAAATGAAAGATGGCGTAAGATTGATAAATTGTGCCAGAGGTGGTCTTTATAATGAAGATGCATTATGCGAGGGGTTAAAAAGTGGTAAGATAGCTTGGCTTGGTATAGATGTATTTAATAAAGAACCCGCAACTAATCATCCGTTTTTAGACTTTGAAAATGTTTCTGTCACTTCTCATCTTGGCGCAAATACCTTAGAAAGTCAAGAAAATATAGCTATCCAAGCATGTGAGCAAGCTTTAAATGCTGCAAGAGGAATTTCTTATCCTAATGCTTTAAATTTACCAATTAAAACTGAAGATTTACCAAGTTTTGTAGCGCCTTATATTGAGCTTATTTCAAAAATGGGCTTTTTGGCTGCTCAGCTTGATAAAACTCCTATTAAGGCTATTAAACTTGAAAGTGAAGGACAAATTAGTGAATATAATGAGTCTTTGCTAACTTTTGCGACAGTGAGTGTTTTAAGAGGAATTTTAGGTGAAAATATTAATTATATTAACGCACATTTTGTAGCTAAAGATAAGGGTGTGGAGCTTTCTTCTTGTATTTTACCAAGTAGTGGTTATAGTAATAAAATCACCATAAAGGTAATTACAGATAATTCTAACCTTTCTATCTCGGGGACTATTTTTGGTGAAAATGAACAAAGGATAGTAGAGTTAAATGGTTTTGATGTAGATTTTAAACCAAAAGGGAAAATGATAATTTTAAATAATAATGATATACCAGGAGTTATTGCTAATGTTAGCGGAATTTTAGCTAAAAATAATGTCAATATAGCTGATTTTAGACTTGGTAGAAATGGCTTTGGAAAAGCTTTAGCTGTGATTTTGCTTGATGCAAAAATTTCAAAAGCTTTACTTGAGGAATTAAGAGCAGTTGATGCTTGTATTTTTGCAGAATATGCAGAAATTTAA